Proteins from a genomic interval of Nostoc sp. TCL240-02:
- a CDS encoding UTP--glucose-1-phosphate uridylyltransferase has translation MQKNQVRKAVIPVAGFGTRLFPATKVVKKELFPIIDRDGRAKPVILAIIEEAISAGIAEVGIVVQPDDKEVFEDLLKNPPKKELLDKLSPQNKEYSRYLEDLGSRVTILLQEEQLGYGHAVFCVKDWVQNEPFLLILGDHIYASDIEKSCASQVLDVYEQVNQNVVGLTTMPAEIIHKAGCVTGVWQELNSILSVTQLYEKPTIEYARENLSVEGMAENEFLGIFGLYLLTPKIFDFIAEHINQNFRERGEFQLTSCLERLRQEEGMTGYVVKGKCFDTGLPDAYRQTMIDFRNL, from the coding sequence ATGCAGAAAAATCAAGTTAGAAAGGCTGTGATTCCGGTAGCTGGTTTCGGCACTCGGTTGTTTCCAGCTACGAAAGTTGTGAAAAAAGAACTTTTTCCGATTATTGATCGAGATGGTAGGGCAAAACCTGTGATTCTCGCAATTATTGAAGAGGCAATTAGTGCTGGAATTGCAGAAGTAGGGATCGTGGTGCAGCCCGATGACAAAGAAGTATTTGAAGATTTATTGAAAAACCCACCTAAAAAAGAACTTTTAGATAAACTTTCACCACAAAACAAAGAATATAGCCGATATCTCGAAGATTTAGGTAGTAGAGTTACCATTTTATTGCAAGAGGAGCAATTAGGCTATGGTCATGCGGTATTTTGTGTCAAAGATTGGGTGCAAAATGAGCCATTTTTGCTAATATTGGGCGACCACATTTATGCATCTGATATTGAAAAATCTTGTGCTAGTCAAGTTTTAGATGTTTACGAACAAGTGAATCAAAATGTTGTTGGCTTAACTACAATGCCAGCAGAAATTATTCATAAGGCTGGGTGTGTAACAGGAGTTTGGCAAGAGTTAAATTCGATTTTGTCAGTTACACAACTCTATGAAAAGCCGACTATCGAGTATGCACGAGAAAATCTGAGTGTAGAGGGAATGGCAGAAAATGAATTTTTAGGTATATTTGGCTTGTATTTACTTACGCCGAAGATTTTTGACTTTATAGCAGAACATATAAATCAAAATTTTCGAGAACGAGGTGAATTTCAGTTAACATCCTGTCTGGAAAGATTGCGCCAGGAAGAGGGAATGACAGGATATGTTGTTAAAGGGAAGTGTTTTGATACAGGTTTGCCAGATGCTTATCGTCAGACAATGATTGATTTTAGAAATTTATAG